The sequence aattctaaaagaaaatagcCCACAAAGAAGAACCagttctcattttattttggaattcCACAGATATTATTTTCTGCCATAGCTTTTGATCTGTTCGTGATGCGTTACACATGAATCAAATGgttgaattacctcctcagcaGTAGCAGTTCTTGTCTGAATGGCACCTTATGCAAGCTTCTCTTTCTATCACCCCAAACTTGTACTGCAGCACAGTGTGTGAAAACTTCCAAGTTGCATGCACATgcataataacaacaatataaaatgtgtaatgTAAATGCAAAGGACAGATAAATACgatgtttaaatatatatatagggTGCACGACTTCAACTACCCACATGGCCCATTTCACATGACAAGATAAGACTCTTACCCAGTACAAACTCATAGGGGgtcaatgaaacatttttattataataagaTGAATCCAGTTGTGTAAAACCACATCGGTGTGTTTTAAGGAGTTGAAACTTGTCAAGTTTCAACTTGTCAAGCGCACTGCAGTCTTGCTCCAATGTGTTTTGGGGCAAGACTCcaaatcacatttctttccggcttgtttttttttttcacttagcATGGAATAAAGTTTCCACAAATAGTCCAACAGTACAGTATTTGCACCCACACACAACCTTCAAATTTTGTACAATCAGACTTCATTATTAACTAAACCATAACTGATGTTCTTGATCTTCCATAAAATTGTTctcagagaaataaaagcacCCAAGAGTCGGAattgattaaacattttttgtttaaagaaaaaaaaaagtaacttagtCTTATTTTTCTCATCCCTTAAACTTGCTTTTGCAAGAAATGtagtttgaaagaaaacagcttTGGTGGAGTAGTCTagcaaaataaaagtctaacatttttatttatccaaataTGCTCACAGAACtcagaaattaatgaaaaatgtttgtgtgaatcCTTTCAGCTGATAACTGTGATGCACTTGTTACCAGTAGTCGTGTAGAAAATtgctttaataaatatgaaacattgtATACAAGCTATTAGGAGATATTAGGAGAGTATGCTAGTACGTCACATTCTTCTTCCTGTGCTGTAAACAATGAAATAACTTGCAACCAtctgtctttatgttttttctcttgATTCTGTCATCTCAAactaaacttttgatcagcactttttttttcccttttctccccAGGACATTGATGCATTCAATGAAGCGATTGAGAATGAAGAACTTGAGAAGTTCCTCAAGCTATAAAGGGAATACTCAGCATCAATGTGGGACTTTTGGGAATATACTAATGGAATTAGCTGCACAAACTATTATGAAATAATATCTTTTTGCTCATCTATGTGCCATACGGTGTGCTTTATTGCTTCAAGATGCCAAGATGGGTagtcttttgaaaaaaacatacGGGTTTTTGGGGTAGCAGCACATTTTTGAATGttgtaaaagtgaaataaagtgtCTCCAAACTGTTTGATTTATGTGTTATGCTCATTTATGTTTGTAGTTATTTCTTACTTCAGTCATATAATTTCACTCTACAGTAATCAGCCAACATTACAAGGCATTATTTACAACCTTTTGAGCAACAGAACTACAAAAGGTGAGGGAGATGTTCtgttttgaacacattttttaaaacttacttAAAACATGCCAAAAAGCTTAAAGGAAACTtggtttttattgaatttattaaaaatgtaattgttaaatataaaaatgtttttaagtactttttttCAATACTTTCAGCCTactgaaagaagaaagacaaacattcTGGAGATTTTATAACGACATTTTTACGAATGtcagatgaaatgttttcacaattgaatagaatgttttctaaaatttgcaaataattattgaaaaaagACGAGAAAAAAATGCTCTTAACAGAAAGTACAACAAGCAAACATATTCCATGCTTTTGTATTGTTCCAGAACGAGCCTGCTGATCAAACCCATTCAGTAACGGGAAGTGACTCACATTTGGTACATGACCCTTAATGATGCAGTTTTGACATatctaataaatataaaatcattgcTTTAAAGCAACATGTAGAGTAAAGAGAGAGGGGCAATGGTTAATGATCAGTTTGGAAGTACAGAGAAAGTCGGTCAATATTGATGAACAGAGCCAAATGATGCGGATCACAAAAAGATTCGGAATTCCCATCATCACCCTGCCGGTATTAAACCAATGTCGCAGCTTTATGACGTCCTCTTTACCCGCTACCCGAGAGGAGGATTTGGTGCGTTTGACTCACTGCTGACACAATCTGCACAAATAATCAAACATCTTAAGTTTTTATTGAATCAGACCTTACTGTTTATGATGAATAATAACTCTACTTTTATGTCTCCAATATATTGCAGAACTTTAAGTTCGCCATCCATCGCAAATCTACAATGGCCGAGGAAGGGTGAGCATGACGCTGCTTTCAGCTAACCAGTGCGTTTGGAAATGGAGAATATAAGTAGTTGGACTCATAAGACCCGACTATTAAACAATAAGGAGATGTATAGCTAAAGCTTTGAGAAGCTGCGTGTATTCTCATAGGTTTAAAGCTTCGAATGACGCTTGGCACAAGCTACGAGGCTGGCAAAGCTGAGATGTACATTCAGAATTACATACAAGTCTGATGGGATCTGTTTGAAAAGAATGACTTAAATGCGGATACAAGGTTTACAGAGGGAGGTATTTAAGATTAGGGTGCCTTTAAATTAACCCTCTATGAACAAATGAAGTTGCAATCCATAAACAATAAGGGGACAGATGGGTGGATACTCGTTATGCGACTTACTGGATATTCATTCATaatcataaaactgtttttcataCTCTGCCCGTTACGATAACAAATGTTGCTgggtgataaattgtcccagaagatTTTGGAATCATTCCGGGATTgtatttgttgctgctgttacGCCAGGattctctctcaaaaaaaaaaatcagtcttaATTGGTTTTTATcctggtaaaaaacaaaacaaaacacgatACCATTGTTGTTTTACCACTAGTACAGTGGTAATGGCATAACAATGCAAGTTCAACATTTAAACACTAAATAATTCTAGTGAAtgtttaacactggaactggaagacattttaaatatccaagcaaagcagaaacaacaaatacaaattgGGAAGTCTCTCTAAATAACTTTTGATGGAGAGAAAGAATGAAgagtgtttttaatttatcatagAATGAATTGACTTATTGGGTCTTGTGAGGCCGTATCGGGTGACTTTTAACAGCACTTGCTGTAATCCTACAACAAATGATGGAGTTAACATTGTGACATTTGCTTCATCTTATACAAGAAGCACAGCTagctttacaaacaaaatctgtgtGTGTAGTGTACTGTCTCTTCTTTATTTGAAACGCATCACTGGGACTGGAAGTGTAAACGGTGCACCTAGtgtttgccaaaaaaaagaaaaaaaatcattttctgagATTTGACTGACCTGTCGACAGGCTGTccatctaaatgaaaattaatccACGTTTAATTTCTTGTTCCTTCTGTAATTAGCGtagattatttttgctttttatgttcTGATGGCTGTAAGCTAACTGTAaataggaaaaacaaataaaatgtgctcCAGTGCCAGCGTTTAAGGTCCAGTGGGTCTTAAGACTTAAGCTTTTCTGAGCTCTGCTTAAGTGATGATTCAGTTCTTTGTCGGATACCCCTTCACTCTACAATGAGTGAGATTTTCCGTCTGATGTGCTAGAAGCTCAGTAACGCGCAAATTTCTCAAACGTGAAGTTGaagatactttaaaaaaaaacaaaaaaaaaagctttcttcttcttgataGCACTGCTGCCGGAGGTGTGATGGATGTCAACACCGCTCTCCCCGAAGTGCTGAAGACCGCACTCATCCACGACGGCCTTGCACGTGGAATCCGTGAGGCTGCCAAGGCTCTGGACAAGTGAGTGGAAACGCCTTAGgaaatggcacaaaaaaaattctgtatcagcctacttaaaaaaaaaaaaaagattatccTAAAACCTTAAGCCatgtcataaaaacaatgctTGGATAGAATGTGTAAGCAGGGGTGTTGTAGCTTGGCTTTTCCAGAGCTGACAGTGAAGGTCAGATATccaaagaaaagttttatttgctgAAGCGTGGCAGATATTTCAGATGGTAGAGTTTAAGGAATTGTGCTGCTGTATCAGTGATGATAACTTGGCTCCCTCTACTGAACTTTGTGAGGAGATTGCCTCTGTTACCCAAATTCTGTCTGAGATGCAGTCCAGCACACAGCGTGTAGTTACATCTCATCCTGCCAGGATTTGATCGCACAAAAGTGTTTCTGTCACAGAAAATCGTGGGACCTCTATCAATCAGTGACGAGCCTGTTTCAGGCTGTTTTGCTCCAATTACATTTGCTTTGATATTCCTTCATGCCCCCACCCTCCTTTGGCAAAGAACTACATTTAACCtggcacttgacttaatgtaatgttttgattgttgattctatgttgcatggctttgtgtttttgtttaggatgcaaagcactttgaaatgccttgctgctgaaatgtgctatacaaataaaatttgattgattaatctAGAATTTTCTGACAAGACTTTTGCTCTTTAGTGCTGCAATGATTAgctgcttttgttcttttcctAACATGGAAAGTGTTGTCACCCCATGTCATAtgtgccatttttgtttttatgccttCTTACATCTTAGTAATActcttctgctttttgcagacGTCAGGCCCATCTCTGCGTTCTGGCTGCCAACTGTGACGAGCCCATGTACGTCAAGCTGGTGGAGGCCCTGTGCGCCGAACATCAGATCAACCTGATCAAGGTAAGCGATTGGTTTATCGAGGCAGATGTTGGATTCTTCCATGTTTTGTGAAAGGTACTTCTGTGTCAGTGATGACAACTTGGCTCCCTCTACTGAACCCTGTGAGGAGATTGCCTTTGTTACCCAATTTTGATCTGAGATGCAGTCCAGTACACATGgcttttatttcatcattacTTGGATTTCTTTGTACAATATGGAAACCGATAAGCTGACGTTTATTCCCGTCGTGTGACTATGTCGCCATTTATTATTTCGTAGGTTGACGACAACAAGAAGCTCGGCGAGTGGGTCGGACTTTGCAAGATCGACCGCGAAGGAAAACCCCGCAAGGTGGTGGGCTGCAGCTGCGTTGTCGTCAAGGTAAAGGCTTGGTTTCTTTGTTGATGAAAAAGGAGTTCTTTGCTTAAATTTGTGTGTAAAGTATTGTTAAGCCTACGAGTGTAAAGATCTAGCGTATTGTAAAGTCCAGAAGGCATTAGATGAGGTCAGCCAGTCAAGTGAAGGTGCTGTGCATTATGCTATGCAGCTGTCTGATTACTGGCGAGATAAAAGCCACAGTACGAGCCCCATCATCTCGCTGTGATATCTGGGGTCCCTTTAAATGGCGACATGCGCTGTACGATGCAGCAGTACTGTTAACGTCTCGTGTATGCCTGCAGCTGTTGAAGCTTAATTCACCGTGGAAATGCAACACCAACTTAGttcttgttttctgtgcagGATTACGGCAAAGAGTCTCAAGCCAAGGATGTGATTGAAGAATACTTCAAATCCAAGAAGTGAGATGttaataaaatgtggaaatgaatTTGCCTCTGGTGTTTTACTTCCAACTCTTCTTGGCACTTACAGACTGGTTGCTGTATG is a genomic window of Poecilia reticulata strain Guanapo linkage group LG21, Guppy_female_1.0+MT, whole genome shotgun sequence containing:
- the rps12 gene encoding small ribosomal subunit protein eS12 produces the protein MTSSLPATREEDLNFKFAIHRKSTMAEEGTAAGGVMDVNTALPEVLKTALIHDGLARGIREAAKALDKRQAHLCVLAANCDEPMYVKLVEALCAEHQINLIKVDDNKKLGEWVGLCKIDREGKPRKVVGCSCVVVKDYGKESQAKDVIEEYFKSKK